From one Lolium rigidum isolate FL_2022 chromosome 4, APGP_CSIRO_Lrig_0.1, whole genome shotgun sequence genomic stretch:
- the LOC124647026 gene encoding purple acid phosphatase 2-like translates to MHGSVTSAMYLYTEIIYLSEFGLIGDLGQTFDSNSTVSHYEANAGDAVLFVGDLSYADNYPLHDNNRWDTWARFVERSVAYQPWLWAAGNHELDYAPEIGETTLFKPFTHRYPTPYRAAGSTEPFWYSVKIASAHIIVLASYSAYGKYTPQWLWLSQKLGRVDRKTTPWLIVLLHSPWYNSNNYHYMEGETMRVQFERWLVNAKVDVVLAGHVHSYERSRRFSNIEYDIVNGKSTPAHNLNAPVYINIGDGGNIEGIADNFTKPMPAYSAFREASFGHATLEIKNRTHAYYEWHRNHDGAKVTADSVWLTNRYWMPTDDSN, encoded by the exons ATGCATGGATCAGTCACCAGTGCAATGTATCTGTATACTGAAATTATCTATTTATCTGAATTTGGACTCATCG GTGACCTAGGCCAGACGTTCGACTCCAACAGCACGGTGTCGCACTACGAGGCCAACGCCGGCGACGCGGTGCTATTCGTCGGCGACCTGTCCTACGCCGACAACTACCCGCTCCACGACAACAACCGCTGGGACACCTGGGCGCGTTTCGTCGAGCGCAGCGTCGCCTACCAGCCCTGGCTCTGGGCCGCCGGCAACCACGAGCTCGACTACGCTCCAGAGATCGGAGAGACGACGCTCTTCAAGCCCTTCACGCACCGCTACCCGACGCCGTATCGTGCCGCCGGAAGCACGGAGCCCTTCTGGTACTCCGTCAAGATCGCCTCCGCGCACATCATCGTGCTCGCCTCCTACTCCGCCTATGGCAAGTACACACCCCAGTGGCTGTGGCTCAGCCAGAAGCTTGGGCGTGTTGACAGGAAGACGACGCCGTGGCTCATCGTGCTCCTGCACTCTCCCTGGTACAACAGCAACAACTACCATTACATGGAGGGGGAGACCATGCGGGTGCAGTTTGAGCGGTGGCTCGTCAATGCCAAGGTCGATGTAGTCCTCGCTGGCCATGTCCACTCCTACGAGCGCAGCCGCCGATTCTCCAACATTGAGTACGACATCGTAAATGGCAAGTCCACACCGGCGCATAACCTGAACGCGCCGGTCTACATCAACATAGGTGACGGAGGCAACATCGAAGGCATCGCTGACAA CTTCACGAAGCCGATGCCAGCATACTCAGCGTTCAGGGAAGCGAGCTTCGGGCACGCGACACTAGAAATCAAGAACCGAACACATGCATACTATGAGTGGCACCGTAACCATGATGGTGCAAAGGTCACCGCAGACTCTGTGTGGCTCACTAACAGATATTGGATGCCTACAGACGACTCAAACTGA